CATGAGCACATTGCTCTTATCCCTCACTTCTCCTTCAATGGTAATCTTAGACAAAGCCTTTAGTGTATCATGCGGGGATGCAAGAGGGGTATTGTTTACTAGTGTTGCGACAACATTGTTTTTGGGAAAAGCCAGGCGCAGTGCGGGATCTCCCAAGAGGGAAAATTTCCGGTTGCCGTCAAATGTATTGGTTCTGATTTTAGCCTGCAGGGTAATATCGCCGAGTGTCATATTTTCATTGTCATAAGCCACCGCCATCTGATTCATGAAATTATCATTCATGGTCCTGTTTCGATTGGAGTAAACAACTCTGGTGGTGGTGACCAGTCCTATGGCGCCTCCGTCCGGCCTGAATATTACACGTTCACCCAACGAATTTTCATCCGGCCTGTCATAAGGAGCAAACTCACAGGTTGCGGTAATAAACAAGGTCAGCTTATTGGGATTATCCCAGTTGTTGATATCGGTAAAATTCAAGATCCTTTCCGCCGCAAGCCCAAGCCGTGCACCATGACCGACATAATTGACAAACAACGTACCGGTAAATAATTTGCGGTCGATGGTTTCATTTACGACGGGGTATGTTTTCCCTGCTGCCGAAGATTCCTGCTTAAAGGCATCCAGGAATATCTTATCGATGTTTGACTTTTTCTGCGCGGTCCCGAAATTATCCGCAATGGAATTACAATCGTCAATATGAATATTAAAATCTTCATCATCTGCTATGAAAGTACCCTGATTTCTCCAATCACCCAAAGCGGCACTTGAATAATACATCTTAATCTTATCCAAAACAATCTGTGCTTTGGATACATCATCGGCAGGAATCCGTCCAACACTCACATCGTCTTTTTCCGCAGCCGTGTTGGTAATATTTGCACCTTCATTATCATCTAAAATCCCAAAATAATCATCTGACACATAGGTTTCCAGTGTTTCATACGTTTTATCACTTTCATAGGTCGGCATATAATAATCTCCGAGGTTCTTATTTTCAAAGGTACCGTCGCCGAAGAGCAATACATATTTAGGCATTTGAGCAGGATCCCCGGCAGCCCGGTCATAAAACATTTTCACAAAGTTGCGTATGGCCGTTATATCATTTGTACCTGCGGAAAATTCATTGTACACCTGACTGAGGTCTGCCACCGTTACTCTCAAATTTTGCTTCTCCCGGTGAAACTGTGCGAGTTCAGCAGCTTGTGCTAAAAAAGCGGAACGGGTAACAATCAGCATATCCTGCTGCGGAAGTGCATGCAGGTCCTGATTCGGTATACTTCCAAATGCCGTGGGAACTGCGGTTGAATTTTCCAGTGCCACAAACTCCTTCAATGTATCGGTTACCATGTTAAATGTCGCGGTGTTGCCGGCAAGTACATAATTTACTCTCTGAATCGCAAATGGGTTGGTTACATCCCATACCTCTACATTGGCATTCATATTTAGTATGGTAAACCTGGAAACACTTCCCGTTCCGACAGATGCCGCGCTTCTGAAATATAAGGGTTGTCCGTTATAACTCAACTTGGAGACTGCATTTACCTGAAGATAATCCAACCAACCTTTGGTTGAAAAATTTCCGTTTCTGTCAAAGTTAACATTAACTGTAAAATCGGAGGAAAGGTTGCTGAGCAGGAATGTTCTTTCGACCCAGGTGGCTGTATTATAAATGCCGGGATAAGGCTGAGCCACATTGGGAATAAAAATACTGTTTGTATTTGCGGAGTTGTTGGTGCTGATGGTAAACGTAGATCCCTGAGAAAATGCACTTGCAGCAACACCCACAATCAGCTTAGCAGGTTGCGCACTGATTAAATCGGGCAAATTAAAACTGTAAGATTTATCGGTCAGACCGCCAAACTCATCTCCTAAAAACTCTTTTCCCGACTGTGCCACATTTACTTTATTCTCTTCAAAAAAATCATATGCATCATACGTGGTGATTGTTTTATTTACAGGCAAGGCAGACGGATTCACCGAACTTATCCTTGCCCCACTTCCTGCATCTGCCGTTATAAAAAAGTTCTTGGTGTCACTGTAATGGTGCTTCTTAGCCAGAAAGGTTTGCCTTACGGCATTATACGTCCACTTTTCCGGGCCGGGAAGATATGCCAGCACATAATCACCAGCCTGAAAGCTGCCTGACGATGCCGAAACAACCTTAATGGGGATTTCCTTTATATCGTCCTCTCTCTCCGCTCCCGCCAGTTCTGGCAGCATACCAGCCCGATGTCCGAAAATCCGGATGGTACCCGGATTGATAATATCTGCCGACATACCGAGACTCTTTAAAAAATCATAATCCAATTTATAAACGCCTGCCTTCGGTACACCAATTTTATACCATTTGCCCGTACCAAGCATCGAATTGGCGGCATAGACCTGCGAAGAAAGTCCGGACAACCTGCTCGATGCATTTCCGGATGGATTTACGACCAAATCAAAAGAGGTCAGCACTTCTACCTGACCGTTGTTATTTTTAAAAGGAAAAACGGTAACGGTCGCAAGATTATTTTTCCGGTAAGAACCCACTTCATATGAAACAATCTCCTGATTCTGAATTACTTTCATCTGAACCAAGGTGATGCTGCTGCCTTTATACGGCTGGTAAACAGGATTTTCTACACGAACATCTGCCTGATTATTTGCACCCAATTCCACCACTGATGCATAAACAGGGAGTCCTGAAAATTTCTGAGGGTAAACAGCTTGCTTAAACACAAGAAATTCCTCCTGATTTTGCCAGCTTAACGTAACTGTCCTCCGATATTTTTTCAGGTCATCCCCGACAGATAAAAAAAAGTGCCCTATAAGTGGAATAAGCAATAAAATCCTGTATAATTGAGTCGACATAAGGATGCTAAAATTAACTAATTGTTACAAGTCTGGCCATACTAAAACGCCTCAGAACTCATTTTATGCAATTTTACGATAAATAACAATATTTTAAACAAATTTGCGTTGATAAAGTTACCGGAAATATTTTGCGAATTAATTAATTTGCTCTATCTTTGAAAATATTTTTTTAAAAGCCGAAATAATGACCTACAAAAGAATGAGAAATTTCTTACACCTCGCTATTATTGCTGGTGTATTGGCAGTTAGCTGTAATGGCAGTAGCAAGAGCGGATCTTCCTCTACTACCGGTTGGAATTACAACGATAAAAAATGGGGAGGATTTGAACGTTCCTCCAACACCAACCAAATCACAGGACCTAATTTAGTTTTAGTGGAAGGCGGTACTTTTGCCATGGGTGCCACCGAAGAAGATTTAATGTATGAAAATCACAATGTGCAACGCAGAACTACTGTTTCTTCTTTCTATATGGACGAAACAGAAGTGACCAACCTGGATTACAGAGAGTATGTATACTGGTTAGACCGTGTTTTTGGCACTGACCATCCGGAATTCGTTAAGAATGCAAAACCCGACTCCATGTGCTGGAGAAGAAACCTTGCTTACAACGAACCGTATGTAAAATACTATTTTACGCACCCTGCATATAATACCTACCCTGTCGTAGGTGTAAACTGGTTACAGGCAAATGAATACTGCGTGTGGCGTACTGACCGTGTAAACGAGATGATTCTGATTAAAGAAGGTTACTTAGATCTAAACACCAACCAGAAAAACGAAGACAACTTCAACACGGAAGCATATTCAGTTGGTTTGTATCAGGGAGCAACTAAAAAACAAAAGGAAGACCTGAATCCTAACGGATCAGGCAAAAGAAATGTAAATCTGACAGATGGTATCCTATTACCTGACTACAGGCTTCCAACAGAAGCAGAATGGGAATATGCAGCTCTTGGCTTGAGAGGAAATATGCCAATGCCGGGTGAAGAGGTTGTTACAGACAGAAGAATATATCCTTGGGACGGAGCCACTTTCCGTTACCAAAGGCACAATAAAAATCAGGGTGATTTCATGGCTAACTTCATGAGAGGCCGGGGTGACTACATGGGTGTTGCAGGTGCTCTGAATGACAATGCGGAAATCACTGCCGATGTTCACGCGAACTACCCAAATGACTTTGGATTATTCAACATGGCAGGTAACGTAAATGAATGGGTATTGGATATTTACCGACCATTAACAGAAGCTGAAGGAGACGACCTTAACACATTCAGAGGTAATATCTTCACCAAGCCTACTATGGAAGAAGGATTGGATGAAATGGGCAGAATCAAGTATGTCAGAGAAGATGATGCAGACCTGACCAACAGACGAAACTACAGAAAAGCGTTCGCCTTAGACTATAATGACGGCGATTCTTCTTCTCAGGTGGAATATCAATATGGTGTTTCTACTTTGGTAAATAATAAAGCAAGGGTATTTAAAGGCGGTTCCTGGAGAGACAGAGGCTACTATATGTCACCGGGTACCAGAAGATTCTTAAATGAAGATCAGGCTACAGATGACATCGGTTTCCGTTGTGCAATGGTTCGTGTGGGCTCTCCGGACGGTAATATGTTTGGCGGGAAAGGATTCGGCGAAATGAGCAAGACACAGGCTAAAAACAAAAAAGCCAGAAAATACAAATAACAGATACACAACTGTACATAAAAAGTCCCGCGAATACTCGCGGGACTTTTTTAATTTTATCCCATGGATATTCAACAGTTGTATGAGTTCTGCAAATCATCCACCGGTATTACAACGGATTCCCGAAATATAGAGAAAGGGCAGCTTTATTTTGCGTTGAAAGGGGAAAATTTCAATGGTAACCTTTTTGCTGTTCAGGCACTGGAAGCAGGAGCATCCTACGCAATTATTGACGAAGCAACATATCCGATAAATGAACGATGCATTGTTGTAGCCAATGTTTTAGACACGCTGCAACAACTTGCCTTATTACACAGAATAAAAACAAACCCCAAGGCTGTCATCGCCATTACCGGCTCCAATGGAAAAACAACCACCAAAGAATTGGTGGCGACCGTTTTATCCACCACCCATCGGACTCATTTCACCAAAGGAAACTTAAACAACCATATTGGTATTCCTTTAACACTTTTAGCCATGCCGGCTGATACAGAAATAGCTGTGATTGAGATGGGCGCCAACCATCAGAAAGAGATTGAACGATACTGCAAATATGCAGAACCCACACACGGCATCATCACCAACTGCGGGAAAGCCCACCTCGAGGGTTTCGGTGGCATGGAGGGTATCCGTAAAGGAAAGGGAGAGTTATACGACTATATGTACTGCCACCAAGGGAAAGTATTTGTAAACGGAGATGATATTACCTTGATAAACATGTTGCAGGAAAGAACTATTTCCGGGTATATTTCCTACGGAAATAATGAAATGAATACCTACAACAGTAAAATACTGGCAGATAATCCGTTTTTGAAAATACAGTTTGAAGACATAGAAATCAACTCCCATTTGTTTGGCAGCTACAATTACAGCAATATCATGTGCGCCATTGCCGTTGGCAAATATTTTGATATAGAGAATCAGAAGATAAAACAGGCCATTGAAAATTATAGTCCGACAAATGCGCGGTCTCAGGTCATAGAAAAGGAGGGTTATCAGTTAATCCTCGATGCATATAATGCCAACCCTACCAGCATGCAACACGCCCTGGAGAGCTTTGCCAAATCCTCCGTAAAAAAGAAAATTGTCATCTTGGGTGATATGTTTGAACTGGGACAAGAAGCACCAAAAGAACATCAGTTTATTGCCGATTTATGCGAAAAGCTCCAATTGGATACCATTGTTTTAGTGGGAAATGATTTCAGCAACACAAGAACCTCTGACCATGTTCTTAAATTTCCAACTGCATCGGAAGCACAGAACTGGTTTCGAAAACAGGATTTTTCCGATGCGGAAATCTTATTAAAAGGTTCCCGTGGCATGAAGATGGAAAAAGTGCTGGAATAAAAAAGTCTAATTCCCCGGTGGTGGCGGTGGCATCACACCCGCAGGAGGCGTCCGTATAAAATCTTTAGGCTTATTTCCATCGGCTTTAGCACCTGTTCCGGTTTTCTTCAGCGTATAGGTTATCGTTCCCATAAAATACCGCTGCAGGGCATTGGAACGGATATCCTCTGTATAGACTTCCGTTACATTCCGGGTAATGTTTCTGTTTTGGTTGAGCATATCATTCGCACTGAACTTCAATTCCAGGCTTTCATCTTTCAGGAACTTATAGGCTAAAGAAGCATTCAGCAGCCAGTAACTGGTATTAAAGGAAGCAGAACCTCCTGCATTCAGATTATTGGTTACAGAAGTGTTGGCCACAAACCCCTTCCAGAACTGGTAATTAATTCTTGCGGAAGCGATATGTGTGAAATAACTGGAATTGTTTTGACGTTGCAGGGAATTGCGCACAAAGGAATAATTTCCGCTGTACGAAATCGTAAAATCAATTTTGCTGCTGATATTGCTGCTGAGCGCAAATCCCGCATTCAATGCATACGTATTTGCATTGTTGCGCACGTTATCAATCAATGCCGGCGTTCTGGTATAAACAAACCCTCCGTTAATATTCATATTGCATTTGATTTTTGTAATCGGAAAGCCATAGGTAATGAACGTGCGGGCATTCCAGTATCCGTTTAAGTTCACCGGCAGGATAAACTGACTACCTGCAGCCGCGGTTATATCATTCAATACCGTATCCCGCTGAAATATCGTTGTAGAATTGGCGATATACTGAATCGTGTTGGATGCATTGGCAAATACAAAAAGATTGGTTGCCTTTTCGATATTCGTTCTTCCCACCCGCAGACCGATGTTCTGTGTAAAGGTTTGTTTTAAATCAGGGTTACCGGTAGACAGAATCAGGGAGTTGCTGTTATCTATGACATCCTGCAGATGAGTGATGGAAGGGGGGGTCGTTGATGTTCGATAAAAGAATCGAAGGTTATCTGTTTTGGAAAATTTATAATTGAATTCCACATTCGGCAACAAAGACCATAAATTTTTCTTTACGGAAAATACAGCCGGAAAAGTCTGTTCACTTTGCAGCAGGGCATTCTGTCCGCTGACGGCAATCGTCCAGTTGATTTTTTTATTGTTATAGCGATAGGCGATTCCCAGCTTGTTCGTGATATATCGGTTAGTGAAACTATTGCTCAGAACGCTGTCTAAATCCGTATAGACGCCTGTCAATGTATCCAAATTATTGGTATTACGGACAGAAGCAGACTTTGTAAAGGAAGGTGTATAGGTAATGGATAACTGTCCGAATTTCTTAACAGGTTCTGTGTATACGATGCTGCCTGAAATCGTGTACCCGTTGGATTTTACAACTGCCTTCTGGTCTATTGAGTCTGTAAGGACAATGGAATCCGGCATGGATGTATTCATTGTAAACAAATCTACAGCTGATTTTCTGGTATTCCCTGAAGTCGTGAGGTTAACGGATATCGTTCTGCCTTTCTTCAGGAACTTGTGCTGATATAAGATATCATTCGAAAAATTAATACCGGTTTGCCTCACGTTTTGATTCGTTGATGTACTGCTGACTGTCTCCGCATTTTTAGTATTGGCAGCATCCAGCACTGAGGTCGATTTATTATTCTGTGTGCTCAGCGAGGGTGTTACTATCAGCATATTGTTAGAGTCAATGGCATATTCTATACGCATATTCAGCCGATTGTTGAAATTTCTGCTGTTTGTTTCCTTTGATTCATCATATACCAGACCGCTGTCGGATGAGGAAATATAATTTCTCGTACTAGTGCTGTTATTATCATTCAAGGTTGCATTGAAAAAGTAAGAACCGGAGATGGTCACTTTCTTTTGTTTGCCGATTTTATCCGCGTAATTCAATCCAAGTGCTGTAGTGGTGGAGATACCATTTTGCTGCCCAACTAAAAAGTTATTGACAGGGCTGTTTCTTCCCACTCTGCCGGGGCCTCCGCCTCCCCCGCCTCTGTTGCCCGATGAACCTGTTGCACCGACTAAATCCTGGATATTAAAATTCTGTTGATTGATATTGTTACTCATAGCAAGCAGTGATACACGTCGGTCGCCTTTAAAGGCATTCGCATTCAACCCTATATTAAACCGGTTACCGGGACCACCATACCCGGCATAGAATTTTCCGAGTTTAGAAGCGGATAATCCATTCTTGGTTAAGATATTGATGGTTTTCTGAGAGTTGCCATCGTCAAACCCTGTAAATGCAGCCTGATCGCTCATACGGTCGAATACCTGGATCTTATCGATAATTTCTGCCGGCAGGTTCTGAATGGCTGCCCGCGGGTCATCTCCGAAAAAAGGTTTACCGTCCACCAATATTTTTCTGACCTCCTCTCCGTTCACTTTCACCGTACCATTATCTGAAGTCATCCCCGGCATCTTTATCAGTAAATCTTCCGTGCTCGCATCTTTGTTGACCTTAAAGGCATCCGCATTAAACTGAGAAGTATCCCCCATCTGCTGAACCCGTATTTGTTTGGCTTCCACCACTACTTCCTTCAACAATTTGCTGTCTTCCGTCAACATCAGATTTCCCAATTCAATCGGAGCATCTTGTACAGCAATCTTCTTCTCAACCGTTTTATAACTGATATATGAGATATTCAGCAGATACTCGCCATTCATGATTTCATCCAATCGGAAAGTGCCGCCCGCATCCGTGCTGGTTCCTTTGTTTTGGGCAGAGTCCAGCGGATTAATCAATAAGACATTGACACCGATAAGCGGCATATTGTCTTTTGTATCCAGCACCCTTCCGGAAACTGAATAGATTTGAGAAAATGCGTTTAATCCAATGAAAAGAAAAAATAAAAATGATGCAATGTGTTTATTCATAACAATAACTATCCAATCTGTAATGGATGGGTAAAAA
The genomic region above belongs to Sphingobacteriales bacterium and contains:
- the porU gene encoding type IX secretion system sortase PorU; protein product: MSTQLYRILLLIPLIGHFFLSVGDDLKKYRRTVTLSWQNQEEFLVFKQAVYPQKFSGLPVYASVVELGANNQADVRVENPVYQPYKGSSITLVQMKVIQNQEIVSYEVGSYRKNNLATVTVFPFKNNNGQVEVLTSFDLVVNPSGNASSRLSGLSSQVYAANSMLGTGKWYKIGVPKAGVYKLDYDFLKSLGMSADIINPGTIRIFGHRAGMLPELAGAEREDDIKEIPIKVVSASSGSFQAGDYVLAYLPGPEKWTYNAVRQTFLAKKHHYSDTKNFFITADAGSGARISSVNPSALPVNKTITTYDAYDFFEENKVNVAQSGKEFLGDEFGGLTDKSYSFNLPDLISAQPAKLIVGVAASAFSQGSTFTISTNNSANTNSIFIPNVAQPYPGIYNTATWVERTFLLSNLSSDFTVNVNFDRNGNFSTKGWLDYLQVNAVSKLSYNGQPLYFRSAASVGTGSVSRFTILNMNANVEVWDVTNPFAIQRVNYVLAGNTATFNMVTDTLKEFVALENSTAVPTAFGSIPNQDLHALPQQDMLIVTRSAFLAQAAELAQFHREKQNLRVTVADLSQVYNEFSAGTNDITAIRNFVKMFYDRAAGDPAQMPKYVLLFGDGTFENKNLGDYYMPTYESDKTYETLETYVSDDYFGILDDNEGANITNTAAEKDDVSVGRIPADDVSKAQIVLDKIKMYYSSAALGDWRNQGTFIADDEDFNIHIDDCNSIADNFGTAQKKSNIDKIFLDAFKQESSAAGKTYPVVNETIDRKLFTGTLFVNYVGHGARLGLAAERILNFTDINNWDNPNKLTLFITATCEFAPYDRPDENSLGERVIFRPDGGAIGLVTTTRVVYSNRNRTMNDNFMNQMAVAYDNENMTLGDITLQAKIRTNTFDGNRKFSLLGDPALRLAFPKNNVVATLVNNTPLASPHDTLKALSKITIEGEVRDKSNVLMNEFNGIASVIIYDKIKTVNTLMNDPESFAYQFQLQKNSIYKGKSKVTNGKFKFTFLVPKDIDYNFGNGKISLYAGSDVTDASGYSTDIIIGGSSDSFPVDNKGPVVDVFLNDDKFAFGGITDENPKLFSKIFDENGINTSGNGLGHDITAIIDNDTKNIFNLNDFFEAAIDDLTNGEITYPFSKLSKGRHTLHVKAWDVLNNSGEGYTEFVVEEKANLALSHVLNYPNPFTTNTRFMFEHNKPGASLDMKIEIFSVSGKIIKTITRNINSPGYRVDDINWDGTDDFGDKIGRGVYIYRISLKDETGKKVSQYQKLVVLN
- a CDS encoding SUMF1/EgtB/PvdO family nonheme iron enzyme, yielding MRNFLHLAIIAGVLAVSCNGSSKSGSSSTTGWNYNDKKWGGFERSSNTNQITGPNLVLVEGGTFAMGATEEDLMYENHNVQRRTTVSSFYMDETEVTNLDYREYVYWLDRVFGTDHPEFVKNAKPDSMCWRRNLAYNEPYVKYYFTHPAYNTYPVVGVNWLQANEYCVWRTDRVNEMILIKEGYLDLNTNQKNEDNFNTEAYSVGLYQGATKKQKEDLNPNGSGKRNVNLTDGILLPDYRLPTEAEWEYAALGLRGNMPMPGEEVVTDRRIYPWDGATFRYQRHNKNQGDFMANFMRGRGDYMGVAGALNDNAEITADVHANYPNDFGLFNMAGNVNEWVLDIYRPLTEAEGDDLNTFRGNIFTKPTMEEGLDEMGRIKYVREDDADLTNRRNYRKAFALDYNDGDSSSQVEYQYGVSTLVNNKARVFKGGSWRDRGYYMSPGTRRFLNEDQATDDIGFRCAMVRVGSPDGNMFGGKGFGEMSKTQAKNKKARKYK
- a CDS encoding UDP-N-acetylmuramoyl-tripeptide--D-alanyl-D-alanine ligase, producing the protein MDIQQLYEFCKSSTGITTDSRNIEKGQLYFALKGENFNGNLFAVQALEAGASYAIIDEATYPINERCIVVANVLDTLQQLALLHRIKTNPKAVIAITGSNGKTTTKELVATVLSTTHRTHFTKGNLNNHIGIPLTLLAMPADTEIAVIEMGANHQKEIERYCKYAEPTHGIITNCGKAHLEGFGGMEGIRKGKGELYDYMYCHQGKVFVNGDDITLINMLQERTISGYISYGNNEMNTYNSKILADNPFLKIQFEDIEINSHLFGSYNYSNIMCAIAVGKYFDIENQKIKQAIENYSPTNARSQVIEKEGYQLILDAYNANPTSMQHALESFAKSSVKKKIVILGDMFELGQEAPKEHQFIADLCEKLQLDTIVLVGNDFSNTRTSDHVLKFPTASEAQNWFRKQDFSDAEILLKGSRGMKMEKVLE
- a CDS encoding TonB-dependent receptor, encoding MNKHIASFLFFLFIGLNAFSQIYSVSGRVLDTKDNMPLIGVNVLLINPLDSAQNKGTSTDAGGTFRLDEIMNGEYLLNISYISYKTVEKKIAVQDAPIELGNLMLTEDSKLLKEVVVEAKQIRVQQMGDTSQFNADAFKVNKDASTEDLLIKMPGMTSDNGTVKVNGEEVRKILVDGKPFFGDDPRAAIQNLPAEIIDKIQVFDRMSDQAAFTGFDDGNSQKTINILTKNGLSASKLGKFYAGYGGPGNRFNIGLNANAFKGDRRVSLLAMSNNINQQNFNIQDLVGATGSSGNRGGGGGGPGRVGRNSPVNNFLVGQQNGISTTTALGLNYADKIGKQKKVTISGSYFFNATLNDNNSTSTRNYISSSDSGLVYDESKETNSRNFNNRLNMRIEYAIDSNNMLIVTPSLSTQNNKSTSVLDAANTKNAETVSSTSTNQNVRQTGINFSNDILYQHKFLKKGRTISVNLTTSGNTRKSAVDLFTMNTSMPDSIVLTDSIDQKAVVKSNGYTISGSIVYTEPVKKFGQLSITYTPSFTKSASVRNTNNLDTLTGVYTDLDSVLSNSFTNRYITNKLGIAYRYNNKKINWTIAVSGQNALLQSEQTFPAVFSVKKNLWSLLPNVEFNYKFSKTDNLRFFYRTSTTPPSITHLQDVIDNSNSLILSTGNPDLKQTFTQNIGLRVGRTNIEKATNLFVFANASNTIQYIANSTTIFQRDTVLNDITAAAGSQFILPVNLNGYWNARTFITYGFPITKIKCNMNINGGFVYTRTPALIDNVRNNANTYALNAGFALSSNISSKIDFTISYSGNYSFVRNSLQRQNNSSYFTHIASARINYQFWKGFVANTSVTNNLNAGGSASFNTSYWLLNASLAYKFLKDESLELKFSANDMLNQNRNITRNVTEVYTEDIRSNALQRYFMGTITYTLKKTGTGAKADGNKPKDFIRTPPAGVMPPPPPGN